One Nyctibius grandis isolate bNycGra1 chromosome 26, bNycGra1.pri, whole genome shotgun sequence DNA window includes the following coding sequences:
- the LOC137673650 gene encoding keratin, type I cytoskeletal 14-like isoform X3, giving the protein MSTTVRQYSSSTSLKGLGGLGGGSSRLSSVRVGGAGYGAPSVHGGSGSYSVSSRIVSGLGSGYGGSYCSSVGGGLGGGFGGSYGAGFGGGFGGGDGILPAGEKETMQNLNDRLAAYLDKVRALEEANTDLEVKIREWYKKQGPGPDRDYSPYYRTIEELRNKVLMATVDNANLLLQIDNARLTADDFRTKFETEQTLRLSVEADINGLRRVLDELTLARADLEMQIENLKEELAYLKKNHEEEMNALRGQVGGEISVEMDAAPGIDLTKILAEMREQYESLADKNRRDAEQWFFSKTEELNREVAINTEQLQSGKTEITELRRTIQSLEIDLQSQLSTKAALEGTLADTEARYGTQLAQLQGLISGVEEQLAELRCDMERQNQEYRVLLDVKCRLEQEIATYRRLLEGEDAHVSSHYISQSVKEAPVTTRQIRTIFEEVQDGKVISSREQITQAAH; this is encoded by the exons ATGAGCACCACTGTCAGGCAAtactcctcctccacctccctcaAGGGGCTCGGGGGCCTGGGGGGAGGCTCCAGCAGGCTTTCCTCCGTGCGTGTTGGGGGAGCAGGGTACGGAGCCCCCAGCGTCCACGGGGGCTCTGGCAGCTACTCTGTCTCTTCCCGCATTGTCTCGGGGCTTGGAAGCGGCTACGGGGGCAGCTACTGCAGCAGCGTAGGAGGGGGCCTGGGCGGTGGCTTTGGGGGTAGCTATGGGGCTGGCTTTGGGG GTGGCTTTGGGGGCGGCGATGGCATCCTCCCGGCTGGCGAAAAGGAGACGATGCAGAACCTCAACGACCGGCTGGCTGCCTACCTGGACAAAGTGCGTGCACTGGAGGAGGCCAACACTGACCTGGAGGTCAAGATCAGGGAGTGGTACAAGAAGCAGGGACCTGGTCCAGACCGTGACTACAGCCCCTACTACAGGACTATCGAGGAGCTCAGGAACAAG GTCCTGATGGCCACAGTTGACAATGCTAACCTCCTCCTGCAGATTGACAACGCCAGGCTGACAGCTGATGACTTCAGGACCAA GTTTGAGACAGAGCAGACCCTGCGCCTGAGCGTGGAGGCCGACATCAACGGCCTGCGCAGAGTCCTGGATGAGCTGACCCTGGCCAGAGCGGACCTGGAGATGCAGATCGAGAACCTGAAGGAGGAGCTGGCCTACCTCAAGAAGAACCACGAGGAG GAAATGAACGCCCTGCGCGGGCAGGTGGGTGGAGAGATCAGCGTGGAGATGGATGCTGCTCCTGGGATCGACCTCACCAAGATCCTGGCTGAGATGAGGGAGCAGTACGAGAGCCTGGCGGACAAGAACCGCAGGGACGCCGAGCAGTGGTTCTTCAGCAAG ACGGAAGAGCTGAACCGGGAGGTGGCCATCAACACCGAGCAGCTTCAGAGCGGCAAGACGGAGATCACAGAGCTACGACGCACCATCCAGAGCCTGGAGATCGACCTGCAGTCCCAGCTCAGCACG AAAGCGGCGCTGGAGGGCACCTTGGCCGACACAGAAGCCCGCTACGGCACCCAGCTGGCCCAGCTGCAGGGGCTGATCAGCGGCGTGGAGGAGCAGCTGGCCGAGCTGCGGTGCGACATGGAGCGCCAGAACCAGGAGTACAGGGTCCTCCTGGACGTCAAGTGCCGCCTGGAGCAGGAGATCGCCACGTACCGCCGGCTGCTGGAGGGCGAGGATGCCCA CGTGTCTTCCCACTACATCTCTCAGTCTGTGAAAGAAG CACCTGTAACTACCCGTCAAATCCGCACGATCTTCGAGGAAGTCCAGGACGGGAAGGTGATTTCCTCCCGCGAGCAGATCACCCAGGCTGCCCACTAA
- the LOC137673650 gene encoding keratin, type I cytoskeletal 14-like isoform X4: protein MSTTVRQYSSSTSLKGLGGLGGGSSRLSSVRVGGAGGYGGSYCSSVGGGLGGGFGGSYGAGFGGSYGAGFGGGFGGGFGGGDGILPAGEKETMQNLNDRLAAYLDKVRALEEANTDLEVKIREWYKKQGPGPDRDYSPYYRTIEELRNKVLMATVDNANLLLQIDNARLTADDFRTKFETEQTLRLSVEADINGLRRVLDELTLARADLEMQIENLKEELAYLKKNHEEEMNALRGQVGGEISVEMDAAPGIDLTKILAEMREQYESLADKNRRDAEQWFFSKTEELNREVAINTEQLQSGKTEITELRRTIQSLEIDLQSQLSTKAALEGTLADTEARYGTQLAQLQGLISGVEEQLAELRCDMERQNQEYRVLLDVKCRLEQEIATYRRLLEGEDAQYKRQAPVTTRQIRTIFEEVQDGKVISSREQITQAAH from the exons ATGAGCACCACTGTCAGGCAAtactcctcctccacctccctcaAGGGGCTCGGGGGCCTGGGGGGAGGCTCCAGCAGGCTTTCCTCCGTGCGTGTTGGGGGAGCAGG CGGCTACGGGGGCAGCTACTGCAGCAGCGTAGGAGGGGGCCTGGGCGGTGGCTTTGGGGGTAGCTATGGGGCTGGCTTTGGGGGTAGCTATGGGGCTGGCTTTGGAGGTGGCTTTGGAGGTGGCTTTGGGGGCGGCGATGGCATCCTCCCGGCTGGCGAAAAGGAGACGATGCAGAACCTCAACGACCGGCTGGCTGCCTACCTGGACAAAGTGCGTGCACTGGAGGAGGCCAACACTGACCTGGAGGTCAAGATCAGGGAGTGGTACAAGAAGCAGGGACCTGGTCCAGACCGTGACTACAGCCCCTACTACAGGACTATCGAGGAGCTCAGGAACAAG GTCCTGATGGCCACAGTTGACAATGCTAACCTCCTCCTGCAGATTGACAACGCCAGGCTGACAGCTGATGACTTCAGGACCAA GTTTGAGACAGAGCAGACCCTGCGCCTGAGCGTGGAGGCCGACATCAACGGCCTGCGCAGAGTCCTGGATGAGCTGACCCTGGCCAGAGCGGACCTGGAGATGCAGATCGAGAACCTGAAGGAGGAGCTGGCCTACCTCAAGAAGAACCACGAGGAG GAAATGAACGCCCTGCGCGGGCAGGTGGGTGGAGAGATCAGCGTGGAGATGGATGCTGCTCCTGGGATCGACCTCACCAAGATCCTGGCTGAGATGAGGGAGCAGTACGAGAGCCTGGCGGACAAGAACCGCAGGGACGCCGAGCAGTGGTTCTTCAGCAAG ACGGAAGAGCTGAACCGGGAGGTGGCCATCAACACCGAGCAGCTTCAGAGCGGCAAGACGGAGATCACAGAGCTACGACGCACCATCCAGAGCCTGGAGATCGACCTGCAGTCCCAGCTCAGCACG AAAGCGGCGCTGGAGGGCACCTTGGCCGACACAGAAGCCCGCTACGGCACCCAGCTGGCCCAGCTGCAGGGGCTGATCAGCGGCGTGGAGGAGCAGCTGGCCGAGCTGCGGTGCGACATGGAGCGCCAGAACCAGGAGTACAGGGTCCTCCTGGACGTCAAGTGCCGCCTGGAGCAGGAGATCGCCACGTACCGCCGGCTGCTGGAGGGCGAGGATGCCCAGTAC aaaaggcagg CACCTGTAACTACCCGTCAAATCCGCACGATCTTCGAGGAAGTCCAGGACGGGAAGGTGATTTCCTCCCGCGAGCAGATCACCCAGGCTGCCCACTAA
- the LOC137673650 gene encoding keratin, type I cytoskeletal 14-like isoform X1 codes for MSTTVRQYSSSTSLKGLGGLGGGSSRLSSVRVGGAGYGAPSVHGGSGSYSVSSRIVSGLGSGYGGSYCSSVGGGLGGGFGGSYGAGFGGSYGAGFGGGFGGGFGGGDGILPAGEKETMQNLNDRLAAYLDKVRALEEANTDLEVKIREWYKKQGPGPDRDYSPYYRTIEELRNKVLMATVDNANLLLQIDNARLTADDFRTKFETEQTLRLSVEADINGLRRVLDELTLARADLEMQIENLKEELAYLKKNHEEEMNALRGQVGGEISVEMDAAPGIDLTKILAEMREQYESLADKNRRDAEQWFFSKTEELNREVAINTEQLQSGKTEITELRRTIQSLEIDLQSQLSTKAALEGTLADTEARYGTQLAQLQGLISGVEEQLAELRCDMERQNQEYRVLLDVKCRLEQEIATYRRLLEGEDAQYVEGLRLAPVTTRQIRTIFEEVQDGKVISSREQITQAAH; via the exons ATGAGCACCACTGTCAGGCAAtactcctcctccacctccctcaAGGGGCTCGGGGGCCTGGGGGGAGGCTCCAGCAGGCTTTCCTCCGTGCGTGTTGGGGGAGCAGGGTACGGAGCCCCCAGCGTCCACGGGGGCTCTGGCAGCTACTCTGTCTCTTCCCGCATTGTCTCGGGGCTTGGAAGCGGCTACGGGGGCAGCTACTGCAGCAGCGTAGGAGGGGGCCTGGGCGGTGGCTTTGGGGGTAGCTATGGGGCTGGCTTTGGGGGTAGCTATGGGGCTGGCTTTGGAGGTGGCTTTGGAGGTGGCTTTGGGGGCGGCGATGGCATCCTCCCGGCTGGCGAAAAGGAGACGATGCAGAACCTCAACGACCGGCTGGCTGCCTACCTGGACAAAGTGCGTGCACTGGAGGAGGCCAACACTGACCTGGAGGTCAAGATCAGGGAGTGGTACAAGAAGCAGGGACCTGGTCCAGACCGTGACTACAGCCCCTACTACAGGACTATCGAGGAGCTCAGGAACAAG GTCCTGATGGCCACAGTTGACAATGCTAACCTCCTCCTGCAGATTGACAACGCCAGGCTGACAGCTGATGACTTCAGGACCAA GTTTGAGACAGAGCAGACCCTGCGCCTGAGCGTGGAGGCCGACATCAACGGCCTGCGCAGAGTCCTGGATGAGCTGACCCTGGCCAGAGCGGACCTGGAGATGCAGATCGAGAACCTGAAGGAGGAGCTGGCCTACCTCAAGAAGAACCACGAGGAG GAAATGAACGCCCTGCGCGGGCAGGTGGGTGGAGAGATCAGCGTGGAGATGGATGCTGCTCCTGGGATCGACCTCACCAAGATCCTGGCTGAGATGAGGGAGCAGTACGAGAGCCTGGCGGACAAGAACCGCAGGGACGCCGAGCAGTGGTTCTTCAGCAAG ACGGAAGAGCTGAACCGGGAGGTGGCCATCAACACCGAGCAGCTTCAGAGCGGCAAGACGGAGATCACAGAGCTACGACGCACCATCCAGAGCCTGGAGATCGACCTGCAGTCCCAGCTCAGCACG AAAGCGGCGCTGGAGGGCACCTTGGCCGACACAGAAGCCCGCTACGGCACCCAGCTGGCCCAGCTGCAGGGGCTGATCAGCGGCGTGGAGGAGCAGCTGGCCGAGCTGCGGTGCGACATGGAGCGCCAGAACCAGGAGTACAGGGTCCTCCTGGACGTCAAGTGCCGCCTGGAGCAGGAGATCGCCACGTACCGCCGGCTGCTGGAGGGCGAGGATGCCCAGTACGTGGAGGGGCTTCGCTTGG CACCTGTAACTACCCGTCAAATCCGCACGATCTTCGAGGAAGTCCAGGACGGGAAGGTGATTTCCTCCCGCGAGCAGATCACCCAGGCTGCCCACTAA
- the LOC137673650 gene encoding keratin, type I cytoskeletal 14-like isoform X2, producing MSTTVRQYSSSTSLKGLGGLGGGSSRLSSVRVGGAGYGAPSVHGGSGSYSVSSRIVSGLGSGYGGSYCSSVGGGLGGGFGGSYGAGFGGSYGAGFGGGFGGGFGGGDGILPAGEKETMQNLNDRLAAYLDKVRALEEANTDLEVKIREWYKKQGPGPDRDYSPYYRTIEELRNKVLMATVDNANLLLQIDNARLTADDFRTKFETEQTLRLSVEADINGLRRVLDELTLARADLEMQIENLKEELAYLKKNHEEEMNALRGQVGGEISVEMDAAPGIDLTKILAEMREQYESLADKNRRDAEQWFFSKTEELNREVAINTEQLQSGKTEITELRRTIQSLEIDLQSQLSTKAALEGTLADTEARYGTQLAQLQGLISGVEEQLAELRCDMERQNQEYRVLLDVKCRLEQEIATYRRLLEGEDAHVSSHYISQSVKEAPVTTRQIRTIFEEVQDGKVISSREQITQAAH from the exons ATGAGCACCACTGTCAGGCAAtactcctcctccacctccctcaAGGGGCTCGGGGGCCTGGGGGGAGGCTCCAGCAGGCTTTCCTCCGTGCGTGTTGGGGGAGCAGGGTACGGAGCCCCCAGCGTCCACGGGGGCTCTGGCAGCTACTCTGTCTCTTCCCGCATTGTCTCGGGGCTTGGAAGCGGCTACGGGGGCAGCTACTGCAGCAGCGTAGGAGGGGGCCTGGGCGGTGGCTTTGGGGGTAGCTATGGGGCTGGCTTTGGGGGTAGCTATGGGGCTGGCTTTGGAGGTGGCTTTGGAGGTGGCTTTGGGGGCGGCGATGGCATCCTCCCGGCTGGCGAAAAGGAGACGATGCAGAACCTCAACGACCGGCTGGCTGCCTACCTGGACAAAGTGCGTGCACTGGAGGAGGCCAACACTGACCTGGAGGTCAAGATCAGGGAGTGGTACAAGAAGCAGGGACCTGGTCCAGACCGTGACTACAGCCCCTACTACAGGACTATCGAGGAGCTCAGGAACAAG GTCCTGATGGCCACAGTTGACAATGCTAACCTCCTCCTGCAGATTGACAACGCCAGGCTGACAGCTGATGACTTCAGGACCAA GTTTGAGACAGAGCAGACCCTGCGCCTGAGCGTGGAGGCCGACATCAACGGCCTGCGCAGAGTCCTGGATGAGCTGACCCTGGCCAGAGCGGACCTGGAGATGCAGATCGAGAACCTGAAGGAGGAGCTGGCCTACCTCAAGAAGAACCACGAGGAG GAAATGAACGCCCTGCGCGGGCAGGTGGGTGGAGAGATCAGCGTGGAGATGGATGCTGCTCCTGGGATCGACCTCACCAAGATCCTGGCTGAGATGAGGGAGCAGTACGAGAGCCTGGCGGACAAGAACCGCAGGGACGCCGAGCAGTGGTTCTTCAGCAAG ACGGAAGAGCTGAACCGGGAGGTGGCCATCAACACCGAGCAGCTTCAGAGCGGCAAGACGGAGATCACAGAGCTACGACGCACCATCCAGAGCCTGGAGATCGACCTGCAGTCCCAGCTCAGCACG AAAGCGGCGCTGGAGGGCACCTTGGCCGACACAGAAGCCCGCTACGGCACCCAGCTGGCCCAGCTGCAGGGGCTGATCAGCGGCGTGGAGGAGCAGCTGGCCGAGCTGCGGTGCGACATGGAGCGCCAGAACCAGGAGTACAGGGTCCTCCTGGACGTCAAGTGCCGCCTGGAGCAGGAGATCGCCACGTACCGCCGGCTGCTGGAGGGCGAGGATGCCCA CGTGTCTTCCCACTACATCTCTCAGTCTGTGAAAGAAG CACCTGTAACTACCCGTCAAATCCGCACGATCTTCGAGGAAGTCCAGGACGGGAAGGTGATTTCCTCCCGCGAGCAGATCACCCAGGCTGCCCACTAA